Proteins from a genomic interval of Planctomycetaceae bacterium:
- the selB gene encoding selenocysteine-specific translation elongation factor, translating into MSGERRPVILGTAGHIDHGKTRLVAALTGIDTHRLPEEKRRGISIDLGFANWQTDDFVFGVVDVPGHRRFVRNMVAGATGIDIAVLVIAADDSVMPQTREHLQIMQWLGISCGLVVITKCDLVDSDMIELVRLDVAELTRNTFLQHAEIVCVSSESGDGIENLRSAIVRAAGQLPKRTAQWPVFRLPVDRSFSLAGHGTVVTGSAISGQVEAGDRLILQPEQLEVRVRSVQTHHRAADSAEAGQRTAVNLASIRPEQVPRGVELVTPGWFRPTQRLLAQLDGLNETLIARGRLNAMIHIGTAEIPCRIVIKSDDVSATDTDQDEIVRSQSSSGGLISQIVLQQAVIASHGQRFILRRLAPAATIGGGLILDPLCPARLRNREAIRLATGLQNLSAIERVSSVISLLPMVPDDLRETAIRSGCSLADVESALQELLKIGRLVRIGSKEPGLLVHRERLQGYSRTILSCVRKEIAAHPPGRSRSRRLLQSACHDLLDEQLTASVFELLIHDKKLVPLGPNLAVAGSEHQLTKKQSMALNQILEQVRKHELVPPTRKELADSLNEPLSMISAMLDIAVEDGLLIRVDESLHFTPDAIEKARIAASTLLKQNGPATIAQLRDAWTMTRKHAVPLAQYFDSVGMTIREGDLRVAGPNLLQSRGDFSGEGTT; encoded by the coding sequence AAAACGACGCGGAATTTCGATTGACCTGGGATTTGCCAACTGGCAGACGGATGATTTTGTCTTCGGAGTAGTTGACGTTCCCGGGCACCGCAGATTCGTGCGCAATATGGTGGCCGGCGCTACGGGAATCGACATTGCCGTACTTGTTATAGCGGCTGACGATTCTGTGATGCCACAGACCCGCGAACATCTGCAAATCATGCAGTGGCTTGGAATTTCCTGCGGACTGGTTGTGATCACGAAATGTGACCTGGTCGATTCAGACATGATTGAGCTGGTCCGGCTGGATGTCGCAGAACTGACAAGAAACACCTTCCTTCAACATGCCGAAATCGTTTGTGTCTCCTCTGAATCAGGCGATGGGATAGAGAATTTACGGTCTGCAATTGTTCGCGCTGCCGGGCAGCTCCCAAAACGTACGGCGCAATGGCCCGTCTTCCGTTTACCGGTTGATCGATCGTTCTCACTTGCCGGGCATGGCACGGTCGTCACGGGGTCTGCTATTTCCGGTCAGGTGGAAGCGGGCGATCGACTGATATTGCAACCTGAACAGCTTGAGGTTCGTGTCCGAAGCGTCCAAACCCATCATCGCGCCGCGGATTCTGCCGAAGCCGGACAGAGAACGGCTGTGAATCTCGCGTCGATACGCCCCGAACAGGTTCCACGCGGTGTTGAGTTGGTAACGCCCGGCTGGTTTCGTCCAACACAGCGGCTTTTGGCCCAACTGGATGGATTGAATGAGACGCTCATCGCGCGGGGCAGGCTCAACGCGATGATCCACATTGGCACGGCAGAAATCCCCTGCCGGATTGTGATCAAGTCCGATGACGTATCCGCAACTGACACAGACCAGGACGAAATCGTCCGATCGCAAAGTTCTTCTGGCGGACTGATCTCTCAAATCGTGTTGCAGCAGGCCGTCATCGCTTCCCATGGCCAGCGTTTTATTCTTCGGCGGTTGGCCCCGGCAGCGACCATTGGCGGAGGGCTGATTCTGGATCCTTTGTGTCCAGCACGACTGCGAAACCGTGAGGCGATTCGACTGGCGACGGGCCTTCAGAATCTTTCGGCGATCGAACGTGTTTCTTCTGTCATATCGCTTCTGCCGATGGTCCCCGATGATCTGCGTGAAACAGCGATTCGATCGGGCTGTTCGCTGGCAGACGTTGAGTCAGCATTGCAGGAATTGCTGAAGATCGGTCGACTGGTAAGAATTGGCTCCAAAGAGCCCGGTCTGCTTGTCCACAGAGAACGACTGCAAGGCTATTCCCGCACCATTCTGTCCTGTGTCCGAAAAGAAATCGCGGCCCATCCGCCCGGGCGATCCCGTTCTCGCAGACTCCTCCAAAGTGCCTGCCACGATCTGCTGGACGAGCAATTAACTGCGTCTGTATTTGAATTGCTGATCCACGATAAGAAGTTGGTACCGCTTGGCCCGAACCTTGCCGTCGCTGGCAGCGAACACCAGCTCACAAAAAAGCAGTCCATGGCACTGAACCAGATTCTGGAACAGGTCCGAAAACACGAACTCGTGCCACCCACCCGGAAAGAACTGGCAGACTCACTCAACGAACCACTCTCGATGATCAGCGCGATGCTGGATATTGCCGTGGAAGATGGATTGCTCATTCGTGTGGATGAATCGCTGCACTTCACTCCGGATGCCATCGAAAAAGCGAGGATTGCTGCCTCGACGCTCCTGAAACAGAATGGACCTGCCACGATCGCTCAGTTGCGGGACGCGTGGACGATGACCCGAAAACACGCCGTACCGCTGGCACAGTATTTTGATTCCGTTGGCATGACCATACGTGAGGGGGATTTGCGAGTCGCCGGACCGAATCTGCTGCAATCACGGGGCGACTTTTCCGGTGAAGGCACCACCTGA
- a CDS encoding DUF6793 family protein, whose amino-acid sequence MALFEIETEAHIMIGWASSVEQAEHIAMKHYPEEKVVRITKRPRDIWVISKRLLGLEGKVRPCDVARDCLARASGDKLHAIRLYMLDTGVDLHEAQRVIEANMAIGW is encoded by the coding sequence ATGGCGCTGTTCGAAATCGAAACTGAAGCACACATCATGATTGGCTGGGCCTCAAGTGTTGAGCAGGCCGAACACATCGCGATGAAGCACTACCCGGAAGAGAAAGTGGTTCGAATTACGAAACGCCCGCGAGATATTTGGGTGATTTCAAAAAGGCTGCTGGGTCTGGAAGGCAAGGTCCGACCATGTGATGTCGCAAGGGATTGTCTGGCGCGTGCCTCCGGCGACAAGCTGCATGCCATTCGCCTTTACATGCTCGACACGGGCGTAGATCTTCACGAGGCACAACGAGTGATCGAAGCAAACATGGCCATCGGCTGGTAA
- the argS gene encoding arginine--tRNA ligase: MTLLNLLKDRFQAALQPLTSDVASLLEMIRVAQDTRFGDFQANCAMPLSKQLGRPPRDIAAAIIEHLDVSDVCHPPEIAGPGFINLKLKDEFLVARVNAVVTDERLGVEVATEPRNIVVDFSSPNVAKPMHVGHLRSTVIGDAICRTLRFAGHKVTSDNHIGDWGTQFGMIIYGFRNFADPDAYRSDPVAELARMYKLVNQLSDYHATVAKRSQFEAAIQQVQQQLQACESAADSNDKKAQKQVAQFRKQLDAAAEALKSADEKIHAVESSPVLKEMADSHPDIARKAREETAKLHAGDADNRRLWDEFLPASLQALQQVYDQLGIQFDLTLGESFYNPMLPGVIETLKTQGLASESEGATCVFIEGNKAPFIVQKTDGAYTYATTDLATIQYRLTELHADEILYVVDKRQSEHFQLLFETARQMGTTTRFQHVSFGTVLGDDGKPLKTRSGDNVGLESLIEEAITRARRIVDENDDKREGSPLTAAQRAEVARIVGIGGIKYADLHHNRDSDYKFDWSKMLATTGDTAAYMQYAYARICGIFRKLDVDRNALRMEGQIQITCPEERDLVIQMLQFDYAIDSMLSEYRPHMMTAWLFELSDKFSKFYAKCSVQDAESDEIRNSRLQLCDLMARCVQIGLGLLGIETAEVM; the protein is encoded by the coding sequence ATGACATTGCTGAATCTTCTGAAAGACCGATTTCAGGCTGCCCTTCAACCGCTCACAAGTGACGTGGCTTCGTTGCTTGAGATGATTCGCGTCGCGCAGGATACAAGATTCGGCGACTTTCAGGCCAATTGCGCCATGCCGCTCAGCAAGCAGCTCGGTCGACCCCCACGGGACATCGCAGCGGCCATCATTGAGCACCTGGATGTATCCGACGTTTGTCACCCACCGGAAATCGCCGGCCCCGGTTTCATCAACCTGAAACTGAAGGATGAGTTTCTTGTCGCAAGGGTGAACGCCGTCGTCACAGACGAAAGACTGGGTGTCGAAGTTGCAACTGAACCGCGGAATATCGTTGTTGATTTTTCTTCTCCGAACGTCGCCAAGCCAATGCATGTCGGCCACCTGCGAAGTACCGTCATCGGCGACGCCATCTGTCGCACACTGCGTTTCGCCGGGCACAAAGTGACAAGCGACAACCATATTGGCGACTGGGGCACTCAGTTTGGCATGATCATCTATGGCTTTCGTAACTTTGCAGATCCCGATGCCTACAGATCCGATCCCGTCGCTGAACTCGCCCGAATGTACAAACTGGTGAATCAGCTGTCTGATTATCATGCGACCGTTGCAAAACGCTCTCAGTTTGAGGCGGCCATCCAGCAGGTTCAGCAGCAATTACAGGCTTGCGAATCGGCGGCTGATTCGAATGACAAGAAAGCGCAAAAGCAGGTTGCTCAATTCAGAAAACAGCTTGACGCAGCGGCGGAGGCGCTGAAGTCTGCCGATGAAAAAATCCACGCTGTCGAAAGTTCTCCCGTTCTGAAGGAGATGGCGGATTCGCATCCGGATATTGCACGAAAAGCCCGCGAGGAAACAGCCAAGCTGCACGCGGGCGATGCAGATAATCGGCGACTCTGGGATGAGTTTCTTCCCGCCAGTCTGCAGGCACTCCAACAGGTGTACGATCAGCTGGGAATTCAGTTCGATCTGACACTGGGGGAAAGCTTTTATAATCCCATGCTTCCGGGAGTGATTGAAACTCTGAAGACACAGGGCCTGGCATCCGAAAGTGAAGGGGCAACCTGCGTCTTTATCGAAGGGAATAAGGCGCCGTTTATTGTTCAGAAGACCGACGGTGCCTACACCTACGCGACCACTGATCTGGCAACGATCCAGTACCGTCTGACGGAACTTCATGCGGATGAAATTCTGTATGTCGTTGACAAGCGCCAGTCTGAGCATTTTCAGTTGCTGTTCGAGACTGCCCGTCAAATGGGAACCACCACCAGATTCCAGCACGTAAGTTTTGGGACTGTTCTTGGTGACGATGGAAAACCTTTGAAGACCCGGTCTGGCGACAATGTTGGCCTCGAAAGCCTGATCGAAGAAGCAATCACACGTGCGCGCAGAATTGTGGATGAGAACGATGACAAGCGGGAAGGATCGCCACTGACCGCCGCACAACGAGCAGAGGTTGCACGAATCGTGGGGATCGGCGGAATTAAGTACGCAGACCTGCATCACAATCGGGACAGCGACTATAAGTTCGACTGGAGCAAGATGCTGGCGACGACGGGAGATACGGCCGCATACATGCAGTACGCGTATGCACGCATCTGTGGCATTTTTCGAAAACTGGACGTCGATCGTAATGCTCTGAGGATGGAAGGTCAGATTCAGATCACATGCCCGGAAGAGCGTGATCTGGTGATACAAATGCTCCAGTTCGACTATGCCATCGACAGCATGCTGTCTGAGTACCGACCACACATGATGACGGCGTGGTTATTTGAATTGTCCGATAAGTTCAGCAAATTCTATGCGAAGTGCTCCGTTCAGGACGCCGAATCCGATGAGATTCGAAACAGCCGACTGCAACTGTGCGACCTGATGGCTCGCTGTGTTCAGATTGGCCTTGGCCTGCTTGGCATTGAAACAGCTGAAGTGATGTAG
- a CDS encoding IGHMBP2 family helicase: protein MTSGSSSFHAGKHFDNLQRWLEMEGEAERERMAERRRTQSSASAERSGETLLDLVIRNHTTGLGGRYLLTLAKRRSQERMPWHRFKSGSPVILSECGNGDGDSVQGVVSSRRGDSVEVAVDDWPSGDRFRLDLSPDEITRKRQSSSLEVARNASGRLAQLRDLLLGEREPTFHPNPKLPAQLSERMNDSQRDAIVHALAANDLAIIHGPPGTGKTTTVIEVIRQLIARGERVLACAPSNTAVDNLLERLLAAGEPAVRLGHPARVSEDLREHSLDALVEQHEAMSLVRQMMREAEQIERKADRYTRSRPAPGQRWQQRQEARELRRQARLLERQAVSHILKDARVICATTTFDDSILDDMRFDVLVIDEACQSVEPGCWVPLRRADRIILAGDHLQLPPTILSEPAAKQGFAVSLMERLVNHFGDPVTRQLTVQYRMHESIMGFSSQQFYENTLIADESVRRHVLSDLPRIRSELVDDTPVVFIDTAGTGWNEELEPEGLSKLNPQEGELVLKQVNALCEAGLPAAQIAVIAPYAAQVRWLRQHAVQHQLEIDTVDGFQGREKEAVVISLVRSNNIGEIGFLADARRMNVALTRARRKLIVVGDSATLAADEFFQTLLMWFEQNAHYQTAWEFIEQ, encoded by the coding sequence ATGACATCGGGCTCATCATCGTTCCACGCGGGCAAACATTTTGACAACCTCCAGAGATGGCTGGAAATGGAAGGGGAGGCCGAGCGTGAGCGAATGGCCGAGCGACGGCGCACGCAGTCGTCGGCATCAGCAGAACGATCGGGCGAAACCCTGCTGGACCTTGTCATCCGGAATCACACGACAGGTCTGGGAGGTCGCTATTTATTGACACTTGCCAAACGGCGGTCTCAGGAGCGAATGCCGTGGCATCGATTCAAATCGGGCAGTCCTGTGATTCTGTCAGAATGCGGGAATGGTGACGGCGATTCGGTTCAGGGTGTTGTTAGTTCACGCAGGGGCGACTCGGTGGAAGTCGCCGTCGATGACTGGCCGTCCGGCGATCGATTTCGTCTGGACCTGTCACCCGATGAGATTACTCGTAAGCGACAGTCCAGCTCGCTTGAAGTTGCCAGAAACGCTTCCGGGCGTCTGGCTCAATTGCGGGATTTACTTCTGGGAGAACGCGAACCCACATTCCACCCAAATCCCAAATTGCCGGCTCAGCTTTCAGAACGAATGAACGATTCACAACGCGATGCGATCGTCCACGCACTGGCAGCCAACGACCTGGCCATCATTCACGGGCCGCCGGGAACGGGCAAGACAACGACGGTGATCGAAGTCATTCGTCAACTGATTGCACGAGGGGAAAGAGTATTGGCCTGCGCGCCCAGCAATACTGCGGTCGATAATCTGCTGGAGCGGCTGCTTGCAGCCGGTGAGCCTGCTGTTCGGCTTGGTCATCCTGCCCGCGTTTCGGAAGATCTTCGTGAACATTCGCTTGATGCACTGGTCGAACAGCATGAAGCTATGTCTCTGGTCCGTCAGATGATGAGGGAGGCAGAACAGATAGAAAGGAAGGCGGACCGGTACACTCGTTCCAGGCCAGCACCCGGTCAGCGATGGCAACAGCGACAGGAAGCTCGCGAGCTCCGGCGCCAGGCGAGACTTCTGGAGCGGCAGGCGGTCAGTCATATACTGAAAGATGCCAGGGTCATTTGTGCGACGACAACATTCGATGATTCGATTCTGGATGACATGCGGTTTGATGTGCTGGTGATCGATGAAGCCTGTCAGAGTGTGGAGCCGGGATGCTGGGTTCCCCTGCGAAGGGCCGATCGTATCATTCTGGCTGGGGACCATCTGCAACTTCCTCCCACCATTCTGTCGGAACCCGCGGCGAAACAGGGATTCGCTGTCAGTCTGATGGAGCGGCTGGTCAATCATTTCGGCGACCCCGTCACCCGTCAACTGACCGTCCAGTATCGAATGCATGAGTCCATCATGGGGTTTTCGTCACAGCAGTTTTACGAAAACACATTGATTGCTGATGAGTCTGTTCGTCGGCATGTGCTGTCTGACCTGCCCCGGATACGCAGCGAACTTGTGGATGATACTCCTGTCGTCTTCATTGACACGGCGGGGACAGGCTGGAATGAAGAGCTGGAACCCGAAGGTCTTAGTAAGCTCAATCCACAGGAAGGTGAACTTGTGCTGAAACAGGTGAATGCGCTTTGTGAAGCAGGGTTGCCTGCCGCACAAATCGCTGTGATTGCTCCGTATGCCGCGCAGGTGAGGTGGCTGCGGCAGCACGCGGTGCAGCACCAACTGGAAATCGATACGGTCGATGGATTTCAGGGTCGAGAAAAAGAGGCGGTTGTGATTTCGCTGGTTCGGTCCAACAACATCGGCGAAATTGGTTTCCTGGCCGATGCCCGCCGCATGAATGTCGCGCTGACACGAGCGAGGCGAAAGCTGATTGTGGTTGGTGACAGTGCGACACTGGCGGCCGACGAATTCTTCCAGACGCTGTTGATGTGGTTCGAACAGAACGCACACTACCAGACGGCCTGGGAATTCATTGAGCAATAG
- a CDS encoding sigma-70 family RNA polymerase sigma factor, with protein sequence MPARKTTAQRSTRCSSNRDQLEQRVREHLGNEIRFVYSSEFDTIGRSEKPVQEAELLMQRLRSDAREADAQREARSLPGDEAVHHRYWTAPDPLLTFEDEQVLFRAMNLLRFRANQLRAKLSVSKSTVRQLNKIDSLLDHADQIRGQLVRSNLRLVGSVARKFAMNEVDVDEFSSDGCLILMGAIDRFDYSRGFRFSTYATHSLQRHYYRACQVRSRQRQRFSNGILEILNEVPQLEVEPSLCDEPDAIVVELMNQAEDILDVREHRILMDRYGLNVKQPARTLREIAEDLGISKERVRQLQMKALDKLRGLLDPDRLNLEVVAAC encoded by the coding sequence ATGCCCGCGAGAAAAACGACCGCTCAGAGATCAACCCGATGTTCTTCGAACCGTGACCAACTTGAACAGCGAGTGCGTGAACATCTGGGTAACGAGATTCGGTTCGTCTACTCATCAGAGTTCGACACGATTGGACGAAGCGAAAAGCCCGTTCAGGAGGCGGAGCTTCTGATGCAGCGATTGCGATCGGACGCTCGTGAGGCGGATGCTCAGAGAGAAGCTCGCTCATTACCCGGCGACGAAGCTGTTCATCACCGCTACTGGACTGCTCCGGACCCTTTGCTGACATTTGAGGATGAGCAGGTCCTGTTTCGTGCGATGAATTTACTTCGTTTTCGAGCAAATCAGCTGCGGGCGAAATTGAGCGTATCGAAGTCCACGGTCCGCCAGCTGAACAAGATTGACTCGCTGCTGGATCATGCCGATCAGATTCGCGGGCAGCTTGTGCGTTCAAATTTGAGACTGGTTGGAAGTGTCGCTCGAAAATTCGCCATGAATGAAGTGGATGTTGATGAATTCAGCAGCGATGGATGCCTGATTCTGATGGGAGCCATTGATCGGTTTGACTACTCCCGCGGGTTTCGGTTTAGCACCTATGCAACCCATTCACTGCAACGTCATTACTACCGGGCGTGTCAGGTACGGTCCCGGCAGCGGCAACGGTTCTCGAATGGAATACTTGAGATTCTAAACGAAGTGCCGCAACTGGAGGTTGAACCGTCTCTGTGCGATGAACCCGACGCAATTGTCGTTGAACTCATGAACCAGGCGGAAGACATTCTTGACGTTCGAGAACACCGAATTCTGATGGATCGTTATGGACTGAATGTGAAGCAGCCCGCCCGAACCCTGCGCGAGATTGCTGAGGATCTGGGCATCTCTAAGGAACGTGTCCGTCAGCTTCAGATGAAAGCTCTGGATAAACTTCGAGGCTTGCTGGACCCGGACCGTCTCAATCTGGAGGTTGTGGCCGCCTGCTGA